From the Clostridiales bacterium FE2011 genome, one window contains:
- a CDS encoding NUDIX domain-containing protein — MEVRFYDSVDDALLKFAVVIAKAEGKWVFCKHKERDTYEIPGGHREPGEAIDDTAVRELQEETGAREFTIKPVFAYSVTGKNRVNDTGEEMYGMLYSADITGFDQELHSEMEKVCLFDELPEALTYPEIQPKLVQEAGRRGYL; from the coding sequence GTGGAAGTCAGGTTCTATGATTCGGTGGATGATGCGCTGCTGAAGTTTGCGGTGGTTATAGCCAAAGCTGAGGGGAAATGGGTGTTCTGCAAACACAAAGAAAGGGACACCTATGAAATACCCGGCGGACACAGGGAACCCGGGGAAGCCATTGACGATACGGCGGTCAGGGAACTGCAGGAGGAAACCGGAGCCAGGGAGTTTACCATAAAGCCTGTATTCGCCTACTCCGTGACCGGGAAAAACCGGGTGAATGATACCGGCGAGGAAATGTACGGCATGCTGTATTCTGCCGATATCACCGGATTTGATCAGGAACTGCACAGCGAAATGGAAAAAGTCTGCCTGTTTGACGAGCTCCCGGAAGCACTGACCTATCCTGAGATCCAGCCTAAACTTGTTCAGGAGGCTGGACGGAGAGGATACCTGTGA